The Lactuca sativa cultivar Salinas chromosome 2, Lsat_Salinas_v11, whole genome shotgun sequence genome includes a window with the following:
- the LOC128132292 gene encoding uncharacterized protein LOC128132292 yields MFKGVIPEKNLNQAVGVAAMCLQEETYMRPLISDIVDGLSFLTEDPEGFTTLAASELDLKLEPYNPPSSSSSSSSSSDSDSKNELKVKIEPFNRPVLEPNPKPQPELVSDSEQESELEPEPQPEPEPEPEPEPEPEPEPEPEPEPDSSSSSSSSSDSDPEPEPVPVPMPEPVQEPVPSSSSSSSSSSSSSDSEPEREPILVPEIQPMAEPSQKDQTSSDDNSDDSSVVYEEDAYSEEEFSDEDKTNTSNLLKSKSKPRTKPTKKRVVFNTEGNDSTKPKPKRMNSSRSKKTLKGDRSKNKSMRKSKSKGDDHSDIEFTDESDGEDTSQRYTSTISRFMSANSKVYRGYADESDNDSSSEGEK; encoded by the coding sequence ATGTTTAAAGGAGTAATTCCTGAAAAGAATTTAAATCAAGCTGTTGGTGTAGCAGCTATGTGTTTACAAGAGGAGACATACATGCGTCCATTGATATCCGACATTGTAGATGGTTTGAGCTTCCTCACAGAAGATCCTGAAGGGTTTACGACACTAGCAGCAAGTGAGCTTGATCTCAAGTTGGAGCCATATAACCCGCCTTCAtcctcatcctcctcatcatcatcgtCAGACTCTGATTCAAAAAATGAGCTTAAAGTGAAGATAGAGCCATTTAATCGACCTGTGCTAGAACCAAATCCAAAGCCACAGCCTGAGCTGGTATCGGATTCTGAACAGGAGTCTGAGTTGGAGCCAGAACCCCAGCCAGAGCCCGAGCCGGAACCAGAGCCTGAGCCTGAACCTGAGCCTGAACCTGAACCTGAACCTGAACCTGATTCAAGTTCAAGTTCAAGTTCAAGTTCGGATTCAGATCCAGAGCCTGAGCCAGTACCGGTTCCTATGCCAGAACCGGTACAAGAACCAGTGCCATCAAGTTCAAGTTCAAGTTCAAGTTCAAGCTCAAGTTCAGACTCTGAGCCAGAGCGAGAGCCAATATTAGTGCCAGAAATACAACCAATGGCCGAACCTAGTCAGAAAGATCAAACTTCTTCTGATGATAATTCTGATGATTCATCGGTTGTATATGAGGAAGATGCGTATAGCGAAGAGGAATTTTCAGATGAAGACAAGACAAACACATCAAATCTACTAAAATCTAAGTCAAAACCACGAACGAAACCCACCAAAAAGAGAGTTGTGTTTAACACAGAAGGAAATGACTCAACAAAGCCAAAACCAAAAAGGATGAATTCTAGTCGGAGCAAGAAGACCTTGAAAGGTGATCGAAGCAAAAATAAAAGCATGCGTAAATCTAAATCGAAGGGAGATGACCATAGTGATATAGAGTTTACAGATGAAAGTGATGGTGAGGATACAAGTCAAAGGTATACAAGTACTATTTCGAGGTTCATGAGTGCTAATTCAAAAGTTTACAGAGGATATGCCGATGAGAGTGACAATGATTCAAGTTCAGAGGGCGAAAAATAG